A DNA window from Nerophis lumbriciformis linkage group LG03, RoL_Nlum_v2.1, whole genome shotgun sequence contains the following coding sequences:
- the LOC140678601 gene encoding uncharacterized protein: MCRSHQSPAPVTKLASELAPVTKLASELAPVTKLASELAPAIKLASELAPVTKLAPASPPAPRLAPASPPAPRLASTSAPRPAAPTSAPPTSAPPTSAPPTSAPRPAALASAPRPAPQLPSSSPAPMTSAASTPPTTLSSLTLAPTTSSSSTLAPRSSSYSSLAGLSTAPPAPLSPASSLPRPPAGRPQRQPTGARTRRPLWPGQGHFLRQQQRPKHGYVSRRLLWFWLHSRPPSGRPRRWPFLGRPPRRLLRRSTRRRRHQTRPRWIRGHLGRRPTSSSPLHPPLTFDLCVLVIPARHLGAVHKEGDTVTARVHWNAPSSLRSALHTAGHAHDCGAHLGTRRARLRPAAAASCNHLPAIITPAWNEGAAFISLDILACRRRNIIICWRITSVPVF, translated from the exons ATGTG CCGCAGccaccagtcccccg caccagtcaccaagctagcctctgagctagcaccagtcaccaagctagcctccgagctagcaccagtcaccaagctagcctccgagctagcaccagccatcaagctggcctccgagctagcaccagtcaccaagctggcccccgcgtctccaccagctcccaggctggcccccgcatctccaccagctcccaggctggcctcgacctctgcgcctcggccagcagcgccgacctctgctccgccaacctctgctccgccaacctctgctccgccaacctctgcgcctcggccagcagcattggcttcagcacctcggccagctcctcagctgccctcctcgtctccggctccgatgacgtctgctgcttccacgcctccgaCGACATTGTCCTCCTTGACTCtggctccgacgacatcgtcctcctcgaCTCTGGCTCCAAGGTCTTCATCCTACTCGTCTTTGGCGGgcctttccacggcgccgccTGCTCCCTTGTCTCCTGCATCGTCGCTACCGCGACCTCCGGCTGGCCGGCCGCAAAGGCAGCCAACAGGCGCCCGCACACGGCGCCCTCTGTGGCCAGGGCAGGGACACTTTCTGCGCCAACAGCAACGCCCAAAACATGGATATGTTTCCCGTAGGCTGCTGTGGTTCTGGCTCCACTCGCGTCCGCCCTCCGGACGTCCAAGAAGGTGGCCGTTCCTTGGTCGTCCACCTCGCAGGCTGCtgcggcgttctactcgccgccgccgccaccagactcgtccccgctggattcggggacacttgggacgGCGACCCACCTCCAGTtcacccctccaccctcccttgacttttgaCCTCTGTGTTCTCGTGATTCCTGCTagacatctgggagctgtccataaggagggggatactgtcacggccagggtgcattggaatgcgccctcatcattgcgctctgcgcttcacaccgcgggacacgcccacgactgtggcgcacatctcgggacgcgccgcgcgcgtctccgccctgcagctgccgccagctgcaatcacttgccggcaatcatcacacctgcctggaatgaaggagctgccttcataagcctggacatcttggcatgccggcgccggaatataatcatctgttggcgtata acctccgttcccgtgttttga